A window of the Henckelia pumila isolate YLH828 chromosome 3, ASM3356847v2, whole genome shotgun sequence genome harbors these coding sequences:
- the LOC140890272 gene encoding chaperone protein dnaJ 11, chloroplastic codes for MLLTPSLSSSPPSLALQSRHRARTFACSAMADTPPVATAAAAVDRKSLYEVLRVKHNASQREIKTAYRTLAKLYHPDATSRFMDSSIATSADGGDFIEIHNAYATLSDPDARAVYDFNLNVGLKRRFSTERFYRSRRWETDQCW; via the coding sequence ATGCTGCTAACGCCGTCGCTTTCTTCTTCTCCGCCGTCTCTCGCCCTCCAATCCCGCCACCGCGCCAGGACCTTCGCGTGCTCCGCCATGGCGGACACACCGCCGGTGGCCACCGCGGCTGCGGCGGTGGACAGGAAGAGCCTTTACGAGGTTCTACGAGTCAAGCACAACGCATCGCAGAGGGAGATCAAGACGGCCTATCGCACGCTCGCCAAGCTGTACCATCCCGACGCCACCTCCCGATTTATGGACTCCTCGATCGCCACGTCCGCCGACGGCGGAGATTTTATAGAGATCCACAACGCCTACGCCACGTTGTCGGATCCTGACGCCAGAGCTGTATACGACTTTAATCTGAACGTCGGTTTGAAACGAAGATTTTCTACTGAGAGATTTTATCGTAGCCGCAGGTGGGAGACGGATCAGTGCTGGTGA
- the LOC140892163 gene encoding proteasome activator subunit 4 isoform X3: protein MGLCYISCHKVLQVPVANGSGSCPFSVDAPRNTRFLFANRTGTPSKAVAKSIVYLLKPGGLAQKHLDNLVNLLEQYYHPSNGGRWTYSLERFLFHLVNLFQKRLHQEQLRKDAGEQSELFITQVDKVSFVNAMLKLIDRGQYSKNEQLSETVSAATSILSYIEPSLVLPFLVSRFHMALETMTATHQLKSAVTSIAFAGRALFLNSLSPLDVNSTSVSGPDLYADLLMVALSNTLLGMDANDPPKTLATMQLIGSLFSSMSTLEDNMNGASPIPSIRFSEWLDEFLCRLFSLLQHLEPSGVLNEGIYSPASSGTFLVEDGPYYFCMLEIMLGRLSDSLYKQALKKIAKFVATNILPGAIAEVGLLCCACVHANPQEAVVQLIKPILESVMSSLKATPATGFGSGTTSTALPSSKVKGTLSPALETAIVYQLKVLSVAICYGGPALLHYGEQFKEVIVSAFDSTSWKVNGAGDHVLRSLLGSLVHYYPMDQYKCVSSCSFATSLEEWIDTKDFSLDKPLKSPKWHVPTEEEIQFANELLKMHFENAMDDLLTICQSKIHSDAGEEKDHLKVTLLRVDSSLQGVLSCLPDFTPSYRNGMGNDAGSVHFLIAGATGSCIGSSELRQKAADVIHKTCEYLLKEKSDDSILLLLVIRIIDTLGNYGSGEYEEWSNHKQTWKLESTAIVEPPINFIVSSHSKGKRRPRWALTDKAYMHNTWRSSQSSYHLYRTSGNIFPSDHLTLLMGDLLKLALHNYETVRGMATKCVLKMMKRWPSTISNCVLTLSENLKNPSSPENAVLGSCAILSSQTVLKRLTDIKALSSFLRGILFSSHHESLKAQKAITELFVKYNIYFPGVSRSNSRATGGHADGTDFTDLITEIGSMSFESSNLHWRYNLMANRVLLLLAMGSRNDPNSSIEVLSEIAGHFLKNLKSHLPQTRILAISALNTLLKESPYKLPELEQNLNGTDELQRDVKSSLEGALTDIFQEEGFFIETLNSLSHVHIFTDADGASSRGNYGNTSLQSFADKSITRFYFDFSAAWPRTPSWISLFGSDTFYSSFARIFKRLIQECGIPVLLALKSSLVDFADAKERSKQCVAAEAFAGVLHADVSGISEAWDSWMEVKLQNIIHAPSVESIPEWAASIRYAVTGKGKSGTRVPHLRHRVIGCLMKPLPQTVATSVVSKRFAFLSAAFIEVSPPRMPELEVQMHYELVNELLSNMSHSSAQVRESVGVTLAILCSNLRLHATFGNDHLHNVGATCADIGVAESWDQFLVKHASELVASIQNLNALETLVIPTKKISENGILDDHSKDDIKWMETLFHFMISSLKSGRSSVLLDVIVQLLFPVVSLQETSNKDLSTLAKAAFELLKWRVFGEPHLSKVVPIILSLARDPNWRTRSATLTFLRSFMYRHNFVLSNTDKQQIWQTIEKLLTDNQVEVREHAAAVLAGLMKGGDEYLVDDFRRRAYRQANLLLDKRKQRSKVSAVPIASIHGSILALAACVLSVPYDMPSWLPDHVTLLAHFVSEPSPLKSTVTKAIAEFRRTHADTWNIQKDSFTEEQLEVLADTSSSSSYFA from the exons GTGTATCTGTTGAAACCTGGTGGCTTGGCACAAAAGCACTTGGACAATTTGGTCAACCTTTTAGAGCA ATATTACCATCCTTCAAATGGTGGTCGCTGGACTTATTCATTAGAACGGTTTTTGTTTCACTTGGTGAATTTGTTCCAGAAGCGGTTGCATCAGGAGCAATT GAGAAAAGATGCCGGTGAGCAATCTGAACTATTCATTACACAGGTTGATAAGGTTTCTTTTGTAAACGCCATGCTGAAGTTGATTGATCGGGGTCAGTATAGCAAAAACGAGCAGCTTTCTGAAACAGTTTCCGCAGCAACTTCTATTTTGTCATACATAGAGCCATCATTGGTTCTGCCGTTTTTGGTGTCTAGGTTTCACATGGCTTTGGAGACT atgACAGCCACCCATCAGTTGAAGAGTGCTGTGACATCTATAGCTTTTGCCGGGCGAGCACTGTTTTTAAATTCTTTATCACCCTTGGATGTGAATTCAACTAGTGTTAGTGGACCTGATTTATATGCTGATCTGCTGATGGTTGCTTTGTCCAACACATTACTTGGTATGGATGCCAATGATCCTCCTAAAACCTTGGCAACCATGCAGCTGATCGGTTCCTTATTTTCCAGT ATGTCTACCTTGGAAGATAATATGAATGGAGCTTCACCGATTCCTTCAATTCGCTTCTCGGAGTGGCTTGATGAGTTCTTATGTCGACTATTTTCCTTACTTCAACACTTGGAACCTAGTGGTGTCCT GAATGAAGGCATTTATTCACCAGCAAGTTCAGGGACTTTCCTGGTTGAGGATGGTCCCTACTACTTCTGCATGCTTGAAATTATGCTTGGGAGGCTCTCAGATTCCCTCTACAAGCAG GCACTTAAAAAAATTGCCAAGTTTGTTGCTACAAATATTCTTCCTGGAGCAATTGCAGAGGTTGGACTGCTTTGTTGTGCTTGTGTTCATGCAAATCCACAAGAAGCTGTTGTTCAGCTCATTAAACCAATTTTAGAGTCAGTTATGTCCTCATTGAAGGCAACGCCAGCCACTGGTTTTGGAAGTGGCACAACTTCAACTGCCTTGCCCTCTAGCAAG GTAAAAGGCACTCTATCACCAGCTCTTGAGACAGCAATTGTTTATCAGTTGAAGGTTCTTTCAGTTGCAATATGTTATGGCGGTCCGGCACTGCTACATTATGGGGAACAATTCAAAGAAGTTATTGTTTCTGCATTTGATTCAACTTCTTGGAAG GTCAATGGGGCTGGTGATCACGTCCTCCGTTCTCTTCTTGGGAGCCTTGTTCACTATTATCCCATGGATCAGTACAA GTGTGTTTCGTCTTGCTCTTTTGCTACTTCATTGGAAGAATGGATTGATACAAAAGATTTTTCCCTTGATAAGCCACTGAAGTCACCAAAGTGgcatgtacctactgaggaagaaattcaatttgCAAATGAGCTACTGAAAATGCACTTTGAAAATGCCATGGATGACCTGTTAACAATATGTCAGTCTAAAATCCACTCCGATGCAG GAGAAGAGAAAGATCACTTGAAAGTGACTCTTCTGCGTGTTGACTCTTCACTGCAAGGTGTTTTATCATGTTTGCCTGATTTTACACCGTCATATCGGAATGGAATGGGCAACGATGCAGGCTCTGTTCATTTTTTGATTGCTGGAGCAACAGGTTCATGTATTGGCAGTTCAGAATTACGACAAAAAGCTGCTGACGTCATCCACAAAACTTGCGA ATATTTGTTGAAGGAGAAGTCTGATGATAGCATTTTATTACTTCTCGTTATTCGTATAATTGACACATTAGGAAATTATG GAAGTGGTGAATACGAGGAGTGGTCGAACCACAAGCAAACCTGGAAACTAGAGTCAACTGCCATTGTAGAACCTCCAATCAATTTTATTGTGTCATCTCACTCTAAAGGAAAAAGAAG GCCTCGGTGGGCACTTACAGACAAAGCTTATATGCATAACACGTGGAGATCATCGCAGTCATCATATCATTTATACCGTACTTCTGGGAACATTTTTCCATCAGACCATTTGACTCTGCTAATGGGCGATTTACTTAAGCTTGCTTTGCACAATTACGAAACAGTTAGAGG AATGGCAACAAAGTGTGTCCTCAAAATGATGAAAAGGTGGCCATCAACAATTTCAAATTGTGTGCTCACTCTTTCTGAAAACTTGAAAAATCCTAGCTCGCCTGAAAATGCAGTCTTAGGTTCTTGTGCAATACTTTCATCCCAAACGGTTCTCAAGCGTTTAACG GACATAAAGGCTCTTTCTTCATTTCTTCGCGGAATTTTGTTCAG TTCCCACCATGAATCACTGAAGGCTCAGAAAGCAATCACCGAG CTTTTTGTCaagtataatatttattttcctGGAGTATCAAGAAGCAATTCCCGGGCAACTGGCGGTCATGCAGATGGGACTGATTTTACAGATCTGATTACTGAGATTGGTTCTATGAGTTTTGAAAGCTCCAACTTGCATTGGCG GTATAATTTAATGGCGAACAGAGTTCTGTTGTTGCTGGCCATGGGATCTAGAAATGATCCAAATTCATCTATAGAAGTTTTGAGTGAAATTGCTG GTCACTttctgaagaatttgaaaagTCATCTACCACAAACCCGGATACTGGCAATTTCTGCTCTAAACACTCTTTTGAAAGAGTCACCATACAAACTTCCTGAACTTGAACAGAATTTAAATGGTACCGATGAATTGCAGAGAGATGTGAAGTCATCCCTTGAAGGAGCTTTGACGGATATTTTTCAGGAAGAAGGGTTTTTTATCGAGACTTTGAATAGCCTTTCTCATGTTCATATTTTCACAGACGCAGATGGTGCCAGTTCTAGAGGGAATTATGGAAACACTTCCTTGCAAAGTTTTGCTGACAAGTCAATAACTCGTTTCTATTTTGATTTTTCTGCTGCCTGGCCTCGTACCCCTAGTTGGATTTCTTTATTCGGAAGTGATACTTTTTACTCGAGCTTTGCACGGATTTTTAAACGGCTTATTCAAGAATGTGGCATACCTGTTTTACTTGCACTAAAAAGTTCGTTAGTGGATTTTGCGGATGCTAAGGAGAGGTCAAAACAATGTGTTGCTGCTGAGGCTTTTGCTGGAGTTTTACATGCTGATGTTTCTGGCATCTCAGAAGCATGGGATAGCTGGATGGAGGTGAAATTGCAGAACATTATCCATGCACCCTCTGTGGAATCTATTCCAGAATGGGCGGCTAGTATTCGCTATGCAGTCACTGGGAAGGGAAAATCTGGAACCAGGGTTCCTCATTTGAGGCATCGAGTAATTGGCTGTCTGATGAAACCTTTACCTCAGACAGTTGCTACTTCTGTAGTCTCCAAACGCTTTGCATTTCTTTCAGCAGCTTTCATTGAAGTATCTCCACCTCGAATGCCTGAACTTGAAGTTCAGATGCATTATGAACTTGTAAATGAATTGCTGAGTAATATGAGTCACTCGTCTGCGCAA GTCAGAGAATCTGTTGGTGTTACCCTTGCTATCTTATGCTCAAACCTTCGGCTTCACGCTACTTTTGGCAATGATCATTTGCATAATGTGGGTGCCACATGTGCGGATATCGGGGTTGCAGAATCTTGGGATCAATTTTTAGTAAAGCATGCTTCTGAACTGGTTGCTAGTATACAAAACCTTAATGCATTGGAAACTTTGGTGATTCCAACCAAAAAAATATCTGAGAATGGGATCTTAGATGACCATTCTAAAGATGATATAAAATGGATGGAAACG TTGTTTCATTTTATGATCTCATCTTTGAAGTCCGGGAGGTCCTCGGTTTTGCTGGATGTTATTGTGCAACTTCTGTTCCCTGTTGTATCTTTACAG GAAACATCAAATAAAGATCTATCGACTTTGGCGAAGGCAGCATTTGAACTATTAAAATGGAGGGTGTTTGGGGAACCCCATTTAAGCAAAGTTGTGCCCATTATTCTTTCTTTAGCCAGAGACCCCAATTGGAGAACTCGATCTGCAACTTTGACATTTCTGCGAAGTTTCATGTACAG GCACAATTTTGTTCTCTCCAACACGGACAAACAACAGATATGGCAGACCATAGAGAAGCTACTGACAGACAATCAAGTTGAG GTTCGGGAGCACGCTGCGGCAGTTTTAGCAGGGTTAATGAAGGGTGGGGATGAATATCTAGTTGATGATTTTCGCCGTAGGGCTTATAGGCAAGCCAATCTTTTACTTGACAAGAGGAAGCAGAG AAGCAAGGTTTCTGCAGTGCCCATTGCATCTATACATGGTTCCATTCTTGCTTTGGCAGCTTGCGTGTTATCGGTTCCTTATGATATGCCCAG TTGGTTACCTGACCATGTCACGTTACTGGCTCATTTTGTGTCGGAGCCATCACCCCTGAAGTCTACTGTCACAAAAGCAATTGCAGAATTCCGCCGCACCCATGCTGACACGTGGAATATTCAAAAAGATTCGTTCACTGAAGAGCAACTCGAG GTTCTGGCTGATACGTCGTCTTCATCGTCATACTTTGCTTGA
- the LOC140892164 gene encoding transcription factor MYB80 — protein sequence MGRIPCCEKENVKRGQWTPEEDQKLSSYIAQNGTRNWRLIPKHAGLQRCGKSCRLRWTNYLRPDLKHGQFSEAEEQTIVTLHSVLGNRWSVIAAQLQGRTDNDVKNHWNTKLKKKLSGMGIDPVTHKPFSHLITEIATLPPPQAPNLAEAALGCFKDEMLHLLTKRRIDLQMQQCGTVPSNHNICIKPEDNKDDTIEKIKFGLSKAIKEPDLLPLNKPWDPVGATSMNLDRTFNTYPGSDSGFQYELASLGNHGDVSPWSQSLCTGSTCTAGDQHGHFHENLEDEQGENSGSRKETRIGSSIFNSDCSLWDLPSDDLINPML from the exons ATGGGTAGAATTCCATGCTGTGAAAAGGAGAATGTCAAAAGAGGGCAATGGACTCCAGAGGAAGACCAGAAACTGTCGTCCTACATTGCTCAAAATGGAACGAGGAATTGGCGCCTCATTCCCAAGCATGCAG GTCTTCAGAGATGTGGGAAGAGCTGTAGATTGCGATGGACTAATTACCTCCGTCCCGACCTCAAACACGGGCAATTCTCAGAGGCAGAAGAGCAGACTATAGTAACCCTTCACTCGGTCCTCGGAAACAG ATGGTCTGTAATTGCTGCCCAGCTGCAGGGACGTACAGACAATGACGTTAAAAATCATTGGAACACCAAACTTAAGAAGAAGCTTTCCGGTATGGGAATTGATCCTGTTACACACAAGCCATTTTCTCACCTCATAACAGAGATAGCCACACTTCCACCACCACAGGCTCCGAATTTGGCTGAAGCAGCCCTTGGGTGCTTCAAAGACGAAATGCTTCATCTCCTCACAAAGAGACGTATTGACCTCCAGATGCAGCAATGTGGAACAGTTCCATCTAACCACAACATTTGCATTAAACCCGAGGATAATAAAGATGATACAATTGAAAAGATCAAATTTGGTTTGTCGAAGGCCATAAAAGAGCCTGACTTGCTTCCGCTAAATAAGCCTTGGGACCCTGTTGGAGCAACTTCCATGAATCTCGATAGAACTTTTAATACTTATCCGGGATCAGATTCTGGATTTCAGTATGAACTTGCTTCTCTTGGTAATCATGGGGATGTATCTCCATGGAGCCAGAGTTTGTGCACTGGGAGCACATGCACTGCAGGGGACCAGCATGGTCATTTTCATGAAAACCTTGAGGATGAACAAGGGGAGAACTCCGGAAGTAGAAAAGAAACAAGAATTGGATCTAGTATTTTCAACTCAGACTGCTCCTTGTGGGATTTACCATCCGATGATTTGATCAATCCTATGCTTTAA